A genomic window from Scomber scombrus chromosome 18, fScoSco1.1, whole genome shotgun sequence includes:
- the zmp:0000000896 gene encoding caspase recruitment domain-containing protein 11 produces the protein MSQYHTFQHEQTVGSSAAVNSSSVPPSPQKQQECSSTAALPPLPAPRPGHAARGWIDLFEEKGKNRSQSFFLTVLFRSLAGVTDWEQEGDMAQEEARSHPLWSEDRCEEMWDRVEGVRHKLTRILNPAKLTPYLRQCKVIDEQDEDEVLNSTQYPLRISKAGRLLDILRGQGQRGLQAFMESLEFYHPEQYTQLTGEQPTQRCSLILDEEGPEGLTQFLLLEVRKLREQLRNSRMCERRLSQRCRMAEEERSRAERKAQDLRHERLQLERLRQDCEVASRELGKLKDRNLEQAVKYSRALEEQGKASTRERELLMQVEELKSRLTEAEKQTINPPGNTTPVKKNSSLSNGGHGSPPVLPEKPLHRIEVQKAETTGIQTKDSVPTNGVIALMDILQQDRMEAAEQRQELCDIITRIQGELQCAEEHRDKMESQCEQLRLKVRTLQLDWETEQKRSMSYFNQIMELEKERDQALRSRDSLQLEYTDCLLDKNRLRKRIAELQANLEQQQRELEREREKSQEKMEQSSSCLHCSHLSLCSEDQCYGPCCSLGLDLSPQTKSTDKLLRKTPSGGQANDNSEDFRSNSEENLLSSVKDNEKEINRLSIFPFPPCMNSINRRFNTEFDLDSWGSDENDNITGEQSEPSLRDSWNSLHSHAFPPDLVNLPTVSTHNSNPSVPRIPPISPSSSPPTSPKHGRATLADDITIVGGNRTGIFISHVRAGSTAEQCGLKEGSELLELERVLFGGGSVLLGQCTAEVAHFSLQWWTELSSLKHQSNPEAYTELCSQISSPTFMGADSFYVRVNLSIEPLDDPPSLGVSCDDIIHVTDTRYNGKYHWCCSLVDPRTAKHLQAGTMPNYNRAQQLLLVRLRKMAMEQKDFKKKVFSKKTSGSVRLVKAVDPSCRGIGSTQQVLYTLSKRHDEHLIPYSLVQPVQVQTKRPVIFSPSLLSRGLIERLLQPAASGLNFNTCPPEPIQPSERQDKRVFLLDSCTPEQALGIRLQSIQDVIGQDKHCLLELGLHSVEGLLRQGIYPIVIHIHPKNKKHKKLRKFFPRCGDEGVMEEVCQAEELQLETLPLLYYTLEPSSWSCTEELLAAIRNAIISQQSAVAWVELDRLQ, from the exons TAGATCCCAGTCATTTTTCCTGACTGTGTTGTTTCGTTCTCTTGCAGGTGTGACAGATTGGGAGCAGGAGGGTGACATGGCTCAAGAGGAGGCTCGATCGCATCCGCTCTGGTCAGAGGATCGCTGTGAGGAGATGTGGGATCGCGTGGAGGGAGTGCGACACAAGCTCACGCGCATCCTCAATCCGGCCAAACTGACCCCGTATCTGCGGCAGTGTAAAGTCATCGATGAAcaggatgaagatgaggtgCTTAACTCTACACAGTACCCTCTGCGCATCAGCAAGGCCG GCCGGTTGCTGGATATTCTGCGTGGTCAGGGCCAGCGAGGTCTTCAGGCCTTCATGGAATCACTGGAGTTTTATCACCCAGAGCAGTACACACAGCTGACTGGAGAGCAACCAACGCAGCGCTGCTCCCTTATACTGG ATGAGGAAGGTCCGGAGGGTTTGACTCAGTTCCTGCTGCTGGAGGTGCGTAAACTGAGGGAGCAGCTTCGTAACAGCCGTATGTGCGAACGACGTCTGTCTCAACGCTGCCGGATGGCGGAGGAGGAACGCAGCCGTGCTGAACGTAAAGCTCAGGACTTACGTCACGAAAGACTGCAACTAGAGAG GCTGCGTCAAGACTGCGAGGTGGCCAGTCGAGAGCTGGGCAAGCTGAAAGACAGAAACCTGGAGCAGGCTGTGAAGTATTCCAGAGCCCTGGAGGAGCAAGGCAAGGCCTCCACCCGTGAGAGAGAACTACTGATGCAG GTAGAGGAGCTTAAGTCCAGGttgacagaggcagagaaacaaacaatCAACCCTCCAGGAAATACTACGCCAGTCAAAAAAAACAGTTCGCTGTCCAATGGAGGACACGGTTCACCACCTGTTTTACCAGAAAAGCCGCTGCACCGTATAGAGGTCCAGAAAGCTGAGACTACGGGAATTCAGACAAAGGACTCAGTTCCTACGAATGGAGTCATa GCCCTGATGGATATCCTGCAGCAGGACCGCATGGAGGCTGCAGAGCAGAGGCAGGAGCTCTGCGACATCATCACCAGAATACAGGGCGAGCTACAGTGTGCCGAGGAGCACAGGGACAAG ATGGAGTCGCAGTGTGAGCAGCTACGGCTGAAGGTGAGGACTCTCCAGCTGGACTGGGAGACCGAGCAGAAGAGGAGCATGTCCTATTTCAACCAGATCATGGAGCTGGAAAAGGAGAGGGATCAG GCCCTGCGTAGTCGGGACAGCCTGCAGTTGGAGTACACTGACTGTCTCCTGGACAAGAATCGTCTGCGTAAACGCATAGCAGAGCTGCAGGCCAacctggagcagcagcagagggagctggagagagagagagagaagagccaGGAGAAAATGGAGCAAAGCAGCTCTTGTCTGCACTGC TCCCACCTGTCTCTGTGCAGCGAGGACCAGTGCTACGGCCCCTGCTGTTCCCTTGGCCTGGATCTGAGCCCCCAGACCAAAAGCACTGACAAGCTGCTTAGAAAG ACACCCTCTGGAGGCCAAGCCAATGACAACTCAGAGG ATTTTCGTTCCAACTCAGAGGAGAATCTGCTGTCGTCGGTGA AAGAcaatgaaaaggaaataaatcGTCTCTCCATATTCCCCTTTCCTCCTTGTATGAACTCCATCAACCGACGATTCAACACAGA GTTTGACTTGGACTCTTGGGGCAGTGATGAGAATGATAACATAACAG GTGAACAGAGTGAACCTTCCTTGCGGGATTCCTGGAACTCCCTGCACTCTCATGCCTTCCCCCCTGACCTGGTCAACCTTCCCACAGTCTCTACACACAACTCCAATCCCAGCGTTCCCAG GATACCCCCGATTTCCCCGTCTTCAAGTCCCCCTACCTCACCAAAGCATGGAAGAGCCACTCTAGCCGATGATATTACGATAGTCGGGGGAAACCGAACAGGGATCTTTATCAGCCATGTGAGAGCTGGTTCCACAGCGGAACAATGTGGACTGAAGGAGGGCAGTGAGCTGCTGgag CTGGAGCGTGTTCTGTTTGGTGGAGGAAGTGTCCTGCTGGGCCAGTGCACTGCTGAGGTTGCCCACTTTTCTTTGCAGTGGTGGACTGAGCTTTCATCACTCAAACACCAGAGCAACCCAGAGG CATACACTGAGCTGTGCTCCCAGATCTCGTCACCTACTTTCATGGGTGCTGACTCCTTCTATGTGCGTGTCAATCTCAGCATTGAGCCTCTCGATGACCCACCGTCTCTGGGTGTGtcctgtgatgacatcatacatGTTACAGACACAAGGTACAATGGGAAATACCACTGGTGCTGTTCGCTGGTGGACCCGCGCACAGCCAAACACCTGCAGGCAGGAACCATGCCCAACTATAACAG GGCGCAGCAGTTGTTACTTGTAAGGCTACGGAAAATGGCCATGGAGCAAAAGGACTTCAAGAAAAAGGTA TTCTCGAAGAAAACATCAGGCAGTGTTCGATTGGTCAAGGCAGTGGACCCCAGTTGCCGTGGGATTGGTTCCACACAGCAAGTCCTTTATACACTCAGCAAAC GTCACGATGAGCACTTGATCCCGTACAGTTTAGTGCAGCCGGTGCAGGTTCAGACGAAGCGACCGGTCAtcttctccccctctcttctctcccgcGGTCTCATAGAGAGACTGCTGCAACCTGCAGCGTCTGGGTTGAACTTCAACACCTGCCCACCAG AGCCTATTCAGCCTTCAGAGAGACAAGACAAAAGAGTATTCTTGTTGGATTCTTGCACTCCAGAGCAGGCTCTGGGCATACGGCTGCAGTCAATACAGGATGTCATCGGCCAG GACAAGCACTGTCTGCTAGAGCTGGGGCTGCACAGTGTTGAAGGCTTGTTGAGACAGGGGATTTACCCCATCGTCATACACATCCACCctaagaacaaaaaacacaagaagcTGAG gaagtttTTTCCACGGTGTGGGGACGAAGGTGTGATGGAAGAAGTGTGCCAGGCTGAGGAGTTGCAGCTTGAGACACTGCCCTTGCTCTACTACACCCTGGAGCCCAGCAGCTGGAGCTGCACTGAAGAGTTGCTGGCAGCCATACGCAATGCCATCATCAGCCAGCAGAGTGCAGTAGCATGGGTTGAACTGGATAGGCTGCAGTAG